Within the Rosa rugosa chromosome 2, drRosRugo1.1, whole genome shotgun sequence genome, the region TGTCTCTCAGCTGTGAGTAGATTAAAACCTTGCCAGATATTACTTTATACTGTTTCAGGAGAGTTGTTACCATTCATTATGAAGAACCTTATAGAGGCCTCTGGTAATCATATTCTTAGATTCTTGTCTAATAACAAGCTAAGCGGCCCTGCTCCCAACCTTACTGGCATGAACCTTCTCCATTATGTGCAAGTTACAAATAATGGAGAAGGTTCATGCCAGTTATGTTACTTTAGTAAACATTTTTATGTTACATTTTCAACAATATGTTTCCTATTAATGCTCGATTCATCCATGGCTACACATTTGTCAAGTTTCATGGATTTTCAGGGACTCAAGTCTCTCATTTCAATAATGTACTGTTAAATgttaaaaacaaaattgaaagtaaaatattcCCTTATGTATCAGAATGTGTATTCATAGTCTAATACTCTTAAACTAGTATCAAATTTTGACAgctttttatttaaaatttatGCCAGGATTCTCTACGTTATGTCTTTGTTTTGGACCACATCAGAGTGTTTTCATAGATGAAGCAGTGATTGAAAGAATGTAATTGCAGGTGGCTCTAGTACTTTCAGCACCAACTTCATTGTCGCCTCttggtatttttctttttaatttttttgtttctttttgtctttaccccttttttttttttcattgacgcttagttattttattattttcaatttttgacAGGTTCCCTGGTTGATCCGGTTACTATCCAGTTTAGAGCCTCTGAATCATCAATTATTGAAAAGTTCTAGGTACAGGTCTGAGCTAAGCATTCTCTATGCAGATCTTCTTTTCTGAAGTTTTCTTAGGTACGTTATTTAAACTTATATGCCTTGGTTCTAATTTGGACTTGACTATGTGTCTTTATGACTAAtttagtttggttttttttttcttcgaattCCTAAAATCAAGGAAATTGCCTGTATCGAATCACCATATCTATTTTAGTCATACGTTTTAAGAGATGAACTCTTTATATGCACACCATCTGTTTGTGGAAATGCATGCTTCATTGTCTTTCTAAATTTGATGAAGGATGACCAAATTATTGAGTTTGTAACTTATTGTATACTTGAAAGTGTAATTGTTTTGCTGTTTCTTTCTCGTCAAACCATTCAGTAATGCAATTAATAAAAAGATAGTGCAGTCTGGCTTGCATTGTTATAAGTTTAGGTTGATTTTACTCATTGAAAAGTCTCTAGAACCTCCAGTGTATAGACTCATGTATAGCACATGTATAATGTATTCCGATCGTCGAATCATGGTTCTTTATGTCTTCCTCATTCTATAAAATCGCTGGTTGAATCTGGGTCAGaaaaatgtattttattttttattttgcttttttattttttattttttatttttatttattttttttataagtggAGTAGATCAAGACGGTGAGATCTAAGAGACTTTATAGGAACGCTTAGAAACCCAGTACACAGATAAGAAAAATTATATGGATTGATTATATGTAAAGTAGTTCTTAGGATACTTGAGGTTAGCATATATTGGTTTGAATAATTTCCATCCTGCTGGATAAGGTTAGCTACTTGAGCAACCTTTCTTTTCTTCGGAGCTTATGCATTGGTGATTATTAGATCAAATGTGAGTTTTATGCTGCTGAACATAATTCATCTCCTTCAAGTTTCAGGTGTTGAATCAGTAGTTATCTCATTGGACTGGGGAATCTCCTTCTTAcagatttatttttatttattttttaatcgcAGGATTCCCTCCTCCCATAATTGGCAGGGGAATGTTTGCTGCTGTTTATAGGCTGTTGTTTTCTAATAAAAGAAAACTGTCGCAAACAGGATGTGTACAAAGAATTTCCTGGTAATCCTCGATTCATCCATGGCTGCACATTGCTCAACTTTGATGGATTATGTGTCAATATATATCATCCTGAGAAAGATGCATACTCTTGAATGTTAAAATACCAAAAACATTGCCTTATGTGTACATCAAACTGTGTGTTCATACTTCATATTCCTCTGCTCTTTAGCCTCAAAAAATTTCATCTTGAGACAGATGCATACTTTTGAATGTTAAAATACCAAAAACATTCCCTGATGGGTATATCAAACTGTGTGTTCATAGTCCTCTGCTCTTTAGCATCAAATATGACAACTTTTTGTGGTCAAAGTTAGAGTGAGTTAGAGtaggattctctacattgaagTATTGTGAACCGAGTTAGATTGAGAGATTGAAAGAATTAACTGCAGGTGCTTCTAGTACTTGAGGCACCACCTCCAATGGTTGAATATTGGCTTTCAATCTTCCCAAAAGTAAATGAAAATTTCTACTTGCATTTCTAAGCATTGTCTACATGCATTTTCTCTTCCAGAGTTGTCTAAGCCCTCGTTTGGTTTGAGAATAAAATTGATGGGAAACTTATTCCATTTTTTCTTATTGGGATGGGAAATCAAGATCTTGTAATGTTTGGGTATCACTAACAAAGCAAACAGAAAATTAATAATATTTAAGATATGGTTGACATTCACAACTATAATATCAATATTTTCTTACTAAAATTGTGTAATTATTGCTAGAGTTGTGTAAATGATGCTAAGAAGTGACACAGCGAAATGAATCCCAAGAATGATGGAGGGATCCATTCGGAATGGAGGAGATGGAATTCCATGAGGAAGTGGAAATGGGTAAGTTTAATTGTATCCTACTGcttctttgttttcatttttccttaTTTGAGTGGACTCTGTGGTATCTAAGTATCTAACTGTGTTTGTTTTGCAACTGAAATGCAGAATATGCAAAAGAGAAATCAGGTGACAAGTCTGCACAGAAGGCTGCAATTAAGGCTTACAAAAAATCAAAGAATTCTGATGCTGCACATCAGGATTGGTAATTCATTATGTCactttttttattcttattttttttttttggtctactATTCAGTTAATTGAAAAAAGGAAAGTGAAACAATGACATCATTGAAATGCAGTGAGTTTGTGATTTTAATTTTAGATTATAGTTGCTGAGATATTTGTTAATGAGTAATGACAATACATAACAATGTGGCTTTACCGTCGAATTACTAAACCCGAGGGGAATTGCCCGAGGTATCGAACACCATGTGTTTGTGGAAATGCATGCTTCATTGACTTCTAAATTTGATGGTTGATGACCAAATTATTGATTTTAGATCTGTGTGCATTGCTCATTATGGTTTTACGTTAAAAGTATTTGTTTTGCACTTTTGCTGTTTCTTTCTTGTCTGAAACCATGAAATCCGATGAGTAAGGACATTGGAGAGTCTGGGCTTGCATAAGTATAAAGTTTGAGTTGATTGGAGTCACTGGAGTCTCTAGAACCTCCGGTACGTCCGTACGTATACCACCGTACACAACATAATGAAATTCACGAAATCACGGATCTCCACATCTTCCTCATTCTTGAAATGAACTGCTTGGTTATGGGTCACAAATGTGTTATTTAACACGTGCAATAAATCAGGACCTTTAACTGTAAATGGCTTTTAGGAAATCCTTGACTAATGCTGATCGACCAGCATAACCAGGAGCTATTTAAGTTTATACCAACTGTTGGTTATGCTGAAGTTCTAGATTCTTTTCCACCATCATATTTGTTAAGAAAGttagaaaaaaataatgtagTCAGAGGGGCAGAGTTTCTGACAACTAATGTGTTAACAGTATTATGATGTTTCCTTTGGCCTTCTAAACTAATTAAATGGGATCTGTGACCTATGTTTTCTATAGTCTTCCTATCAGCCTTATGAAAAATCCAGAGAAAGACTGTTAAATCCATGAGGCCGGTCCAGTTAGGAACCCAGCACACGAATCCCACCTTAAATATTGACAATTATGCACTAAGAAATTGGAATATCTGATGAACATGACAATTATACTAATTTAGGCATCAGACGGAAAGCGATGTGTTGCTGTTTCTTTGAGAATGATGTATTTGGTGAATTTCCTAAGCTTTTATGGAATATGAAAACGACTCATCCTTGTCTTTCTTGTTGTCAGTATTGTTTTTTCAACTCTTATCTCTTTGCAACGTATCTATTTGTTTTACCAGACATTATTATCCAAGTAACTTCCAAAGTGAAGAGGGGAAACAAAACTGAAACTCATTTTTTTCAAATTAGCTTTATCCTAGCAGTTGAGCTCAATAATATTCGGATAAACTCAAAATACTAACCTAGTCCTTGTGATGAATTGAGCAACTCAACTGATTAATTTGATGAGAATCATAAATACATTTTCATAGCTAAATTCAAGAGTCATTGACCTCAAATGACCATATATAGTTGTTGCATAACTAGACGTAGGGTGGTGTAATTCAATTCACATTGATTAAGGCTTGTATTTGACTTTTAAAGGGCAATACGAGTTCTAATTCATGAATGacaaatatttttgatttttcaatCTTAATTTTGCAGATCAGATACTCACTTGATCCAAATCGTTCAAACTATTAGCAATTTTTGAGATTGTAGATTCTTTGTAATCATCTATTTTCTATTGtttatttttctgcacagaCATTGTCATTAAGAAATATACGGaaggaaaaaggaaattaaaagtTTAACAATTACCAAGATTTTGGATCTGGCTTTTGCTGTAGTGTATTGTAAAATGCATATGGTTTAAGTTCCTCTAATTGGAGTGACTGCTTGCCAACTATGATTAACTTAATAAGGCTATGATATTAACGCCGGATATTATAAATAAAAGCTAGGGACCTAGTTTCATGGAAAGTTCGTACCTCTTGCAATAATCGAAATCAGTTTAGCAAATTACGCAGGAAAATTCAAACCCACAGCAGCAGTCCTTGCAAAGAAGCCAAAACTAATTTGGAGCTTTTTATCTGAGGATTGCACAGATGTATATATAAGTAACAGGTGGTAAAGAGCTTTCTTGTGCCTTTAGTTAGACTACCAAGAAGCTATAGAGTATCGTGTGTGCATCAATAAAAACAATCTGTTCTCTGTTTTGCACTTTCTTCTCTCTATCTTTTAGTAAACCAGGAATTAATTCATGGCTTTGGAAGTGGCGTTTGGAGCTGTTCTTACTGTTCTGGTTGATAGACTTGCTTCCCGCCGCGTTGTTGCCTTTATCCGTGGAAAGAAAGTCAATAATGTCGGGTTGATCAGGAAGTTGAAACAGATGTTACTTTCAGCTAATGCAGGGCTAGGTGATGCTGAAGAGAAGCAGACCAGAAACAAAGCGGTGAGGGCATGGCTTGGTGAGCTTAAAGATGCTCTTAATGAAGCAGACAGCTTGCTCAATGAGATAGGCTCCGAAGCTCTGCGACGCAGGCTGGAAGAAGCTGAATTTGGAAGCAGCAGCACAAGTGAGGTACAAAACTTGATCGATTCTAGTGATGAATTTGACGAAAGTCTTAAGCCCAAGATACTTGATATTCTTGATAACTTAGAGTACATTGTCGATGAAAAGAAAGTGCTTGGTTTGAGAGATGAGTTAACATTTGGTCTAGAAGAAAGCTTACCCACAACATCTTTGCAAGAGGACTCTGGTGTGTTGTATGGAAGGGACGAAGACAAGGAGATCATTGTCAAGTTACTATTATCAGACGATGCGTCGACATCCACCTCAAATCGTGTAAGGGTGATTCCAATTCTGGGCAGGACTGGGATTGGGAAGACAGAGCTTGCTCGGTCGGTAAACAATGATATTAGAGTGAAGAACCATTTTGACCTCCAAGCATGGATTTGGGTTTCAAAAGATTTTGATATTGTTGGAATTACACAAACAATTTATGGGTCAATCACTTCACAAAGGTGTGATATTGAGGACCTTAATCTGCTGCAGATTAAGCTCAAGGAGGCATTAACGGGGACGAGGTTTCTCTTGGTCCTTGATGATGTCTGGGACTTAAGTTACATTTCTTGGGATTTATTAAGGCGTCCCTTTGAGAATGAAGCATGTCAAAGTAAGATCATCATCACTACACGCGATAAACACATTGCATCCATGATGGGTACTCTTCCTGCTCATTATCTAATGGAAATATCCGATGAAGATTGCTGGTTGTTGTTTGTGAAGCACGCCTTTGAAAACGCAGGTACCACTGCACATTCAAATCCTGAAGTGATTCGAAGACAAATTGTTAGGAAATGTAAAGGCAGTCCTTTAGTTGCGAAAACACTCGGGGGTCTCATGCGCTCTGAAAGAAATCTAGATAAGTGGGAACTAATATTGGGCCAAGATCAGCCAGAGATTGCTCACACCGCTCGCATAGAGGGCGGTTGGGAACTCAATGAGTCCTACGCAAATCCTTGCTTGTAATACTCATTTGCATTCAAATAGTGTTGTGGTTAAATTCAGTTTCTACTAAATTTTAAATCTTTAAAAGTGTTTCTAAATTTTTAATGTCACTACTCCGAAATTCTCCAACTTCCTTTGGAGAGCTTATTCACAATCCCTCCCCTGTTTCAGGAAATTGTACAAGAGTATTCCCTCTCAACTCCGCAAGTTTTGTTGGCAATGTTAAAAAACAAGGATAGTAAGCAATGTATCAATTAGGGtgtggctattgccaccctaccattttcttagttcactctacaaatatttgaattattgaaaaattATATTACCCAAGTTGAAAataactaataagtacactaattttctaaaatccaaatctttTGTAAGGAAAGCTAAATACATAACGGTTTTAGGAAGTCAGAAATTAGGAGAGAATAATCTGtgcttttattgataataggagtctctttatatagaggattacaagcagagAATataagtcttacaaggaaactgaaTCGTACAATCATTACAATCATTAGGATATCTCCAAAGATATCTATAAGACTAACTCTATTACAATATGGACAAGTCACTAGTGTTTGGGCCAGACACTTAAATTAGATGTCCTTAAACAATCCCGCTTGTGTTGGCCAAACGTGGTGCTCGTCTCGttgtctcgtcaaaaaccttgtcaagtaacaaaaacccagtaggacaaaaataactttggtcgaaggagaaaaagaatacAACACACgtttcacgtttcgagaccaaacatgtagacatATCCCCTTGATGTCTGCATCTACCTCGAATGACTAAGatcatgggagtttggataacttccgcaaactgATGCTATTaacatgtttctcaaaagtggatttaggtaatgacttagtgaacaagtctgccacattgttcTCAGAtagaacctggttcactttgatcttgaggagagtctgttgttactgattttgcttggtgttatcgcctttgatgtagtcttgcttcATTCGTTCAATACAAGTAACATTATTctataaatgctcgtaggctcatttgtggtagaATTCAAACCACAATTTCTTCGAACATGTTTAATTATGGAtctaatccatatacattcatgaaccgCTTCGTGacgagcaataatctctgcatgattcgaagaagtagcgactaggATCTGTTTTATAGACCTCCAAAATATCGCGGTCTTACTGAACCAGTTGAACAACCTTTATGTGGTCAAAGAAATACCTAGCAccaacaaaaccttccaaagcactaatgtcattttgggatggggatacaGGACGCCAGCTAGTGTTGGTGCGTTCCTGGTGGGTGTTGGGTCCTAATCCATCATTTCTTTGTAGGGATCGAATGAGCTCATATCAATCGAACATCTCAGGTGTCAAAAGATATCGTTTACACCAGTCTAATGGCACAGAACTATACTTatctaacaagttcactgaaaATGAGATGTCctgtcttgtgcattgagctaattACTATAATGtacctattgtactcaagtagggCACTTCTGTCTCAAGCAGGGCACTTCTGTCTcaagcacatcttcgtcatcatccttcaaacGAATATGATCTTTTCTAGAATCAAGACTACAGATGATCATGGGCGTGCTTGAAgccttgaccttgtcaaaacgcctaagcatccatcaacacgGTACTCAAATTCCAAACCGAGAGAAAActttgttctcccaagatccttcatctcaaacttggatttcaAGTCTTCAACGGTTTCCCTAAACTCCTTAAGGACTttcaatgaagatcatgtcaccaacatgAACCGTGATAGAATCCAAAACAATGTCATAGAAACgggcgggcatatcccttcctaatcaagtagtcactcaGTAAGCGTTTCAAACTAATTGCAAAAGCGCTCCATcatttagagccacttgacttgacTAAATGAAGTCCATCATGGATCTTCTTATCTATTCCATATCTAAATCCCCAGAAAGATACGTAgtaaccacattcataagctgcatgtttagttattcggaaactaccaaactgataggatagtggagtgtaatgacatccattacaagagaatatgtctcctcataGTTGATTCgaaggcgttttgtgagaagctttGCACCATGAGGCGAGACtatcatatctttttctcatcacgctttctaatgaaGTCCCATTAGATAACAGATTTTATGTTAGGatgtgttggcatcactggctcgaaaaacctgtagacaccaaaaatttaatgaaaataaaattcattaaataatttggTCAACACTCAAAATTATGACCAAACAAATTTAGTCAGCATGTAGGTCCCGCAAAATGTCCACGTGTCTTGTGAGTCAGCAAAATCACGCAGACTTAGAGAATGACACTTGACGATACATGAATGGCCCgacggcaataaatgaatttgctccggctaaatcaattgatattaaagcggatcaatcaaatcaattgattccgaataaaatcaagcattaaatctcgtctgctgattagatatcaatttatttaaattgataatcaagaagaaaatcagccatcaaattaattggctaattccttaatagtcgtaattaaatcagttaattaaagctgattgatttgattatgctattaataaaATACAagtaaaatcagccatcaaattaattggctaattccttaatagtcgtgattaaatcagttaattaaagctgattgatttgattatgctattaataaaatacaattaaaatcagccatcaaattgattggctaaattccttaatagtcatgattaaatcgatcaattaaagctgattgatttgattatgctattaatgaagatgcaattaattacgtgtcatcaaggcattccaaattgagagagacgccgacactataaataccccctctcaaatcaagTGAAGGACTTCAGcggaagtagagaaaaatcactcCCAAAGTTCATAAGTCTTCAAGCGCGTGAAGAGccttcaagctgccaaatagccggttcatcaccaacctcaagccAAAGCACTCGTCATGTGTCAACCCTCGTGGCCATCAtacgactcaagatcaagcaTCAATCGCCCCTGAGTCAAGTACACCATCGAGGACGACGACAAACAGAGGGACACAAGCAGACGGAAGAAACCTCTCCAAAGCTCAGAAGGCTCCtaagctcgtgaagaaccatcaagctgccaaatagctgGTCTCTTTACCTCGCCGACTTCAGACAAGCAGGGGAAATCACCTACAAGCTCGGAAGTCGTCAAACACGCGGaggatcaacaagcaccaaacacataTGCTGATTCATCCACTATCAAAAGCCATACTCGCCACGTGATACCGCTCGTGGTTCAAATCTGATCAAGTTCAAGCCTCTACATCCCTTAATCATCTGTCGTCTTCAAGTCGTCAACAAAGCAAAACTTctgccaagttcttcatcaagttcgtggagaatcaacaagcaccaaacacacgtgctggttcatcccctaccaaagccgaagaacaCTCATCACGTGACACAACTAgtggcctaaatccgatcaagatcaagcttctacagcccttggtcaatcATCTTCCTCAAATCGTCAACATAGCAAGAAGCTCACACTACAACCGTtcgattcaagatcaagtgcttGCCACCCTTGGATCAAATCAACGTCAGAGATCGAATCACTTGAGAATTTTGTGAAAGAGCatctacagagattgtaacccgcaaattcattaataaaaatatattattttgtacacgtgtccttctttcattcgttgcaggatttttcgtgtttacaaaaccttcatcttcgttTGAGAATCCAactcaacctggatcgcattgTTTCAtataggccaattttctctatgtTGGCATTCATCATTTATTAATGGaacgtggttcgatatcattaaactcaacaaactcatacGCAACAAAATGCGCAAATACATCATAAAAAATGATAAGAGTTTCGATCCtatgtctcatgtacactagtgtaattttcagatAGATCTATATTCTCATGAATAAGTTCTgtcgttgaggcgtcccccaacaataACCTTAATCCAGAAAATTCtaatgagacggattttgagtgtcgatgatcaaatgattgagttgtgccaaagtatccttcgaactcacaGGCTTCCCACTCATCCTAGCTGGAGCCAAAGCCTGTGACACCAGAGTGACACTCTCTATGGTgttggtgccatgcctacctccttGTAGGATGGTGCtatgtcctctcgtagggacgtctatccttgcaggcacgtttgcaacAGATATGTGTggtctcgtcactttagtggggatcaagatgagacatagaggggcagaccacgacaattcctgtcgttcatgTTGAACATCTATGTTATCTCCCTCTAATGATGGGATGAcggtctcattaaagtgacaatcagcagatctagcggtaaagagatcgcctaccAAGGAATTAAGTGGTAGAGGATTGTTGGAGCTTCATATCCAATATATATGCTCATTCATCTGTGAGGACTCATCATGGTGCTGTGGtggcacaattggcacataaataaCACACtaaaatatgcgtaagtatgaGATACTAGTACCCAGTCACGagttgtaacgcagagatagattgagtggcggtgggtcatagacgaattagcatagctgcatgcgatattgcattacCCAAAGCAtatatagggagattggtgcgcattatcaatgtccgggctaccatcgtagtcatttctaTGAGactatttgggtgtgtacatgagaatatgatgtccaacatcagtcccaatgatatgtaataatcatcaaaagtttttgatgtaaactctctagcattgtcaaatcgaattgactgaatggggtgattctGGTGCTGCACCAATAGCTATATGATCTGTgttagtgtttggctccaattttgctgcagctggtcaacagtctcttttctgcgcgggcgtgccagcaccgttcgggtgcggtcgtcggggatgtcccttgacctgacttcttttcaagcgattgtagacgaggagagcaccaacctcgtcgtgggattctttgtgcctcgtggtgaggactttgctgaagtttcttcttgttaacacaatcgatactcaatgttgtagatcgagcagagcgacatcaccgggaaatgctgagatcttgctaaagcgtgactttagcttggctgggttgctagggcgttacccttgcttggctggttctgtaaccgttgtggtcgcggcactaccgtcggctcccgaggagactaggaccgaagcacattgacagagggtttggtggcactgaaagtcggcttctgagaagactaggactaggagtgagatcaccgctaagagaaagagaaggagaggagttgctcttagagaggtttgctctagagagaacttagatcatcttagagatgttgttgttgtgttgtgaatgtgtgatttagaatgagaagagaaggtgtttatatagggaagaaaaagaagagtgaaatgatgagtggaataaaaataatgaaagtggaatatgaaagtgatttgtaaaatatggaaaagatagagaaatgatgaaatgaaagcaaggcatgaaggtgcaacaacatggaagtgatgatgatctattaaagagattgtcttgaaaaatatatccaaggaaaagaagaaaagcatctagctttcttcatgtgggtaggaaacatgaacatgtgaatattgagctgtttttaggtcagtttttgcccctttattccttcaattatttctccaacaagcattccaaatt harbors:
- the LOC133733228 gene encoding putative disease resistance RPP13-like protein 1; the encoded protein is MALEVAFGAVLTVLVDRLASRRVVAFIRGKKVNNVGLIRKLKQMLLSANAGLGDAEEKQTRNKAVRAWLGELKDALNEADSLLNEIGSEALRRRLEEAEFGSSSTSEVQNLIDSSDEFDESLKPKILDILDNLEYIVDEKKVLGLRDELTFGLEESLPTTSLQEDSGVLYGRDEDKEIIVKLLLSDDASTSTSNRVRVIPILGRTGIGKTELARSVNNDIRVKNHFDLQAWIWVSKDFDIVGITQTIYGSITSQRCDIEDLNLLQIKLKEALTGTRFLLVLDDVWDLSYISWDLLRRPFENEACQSKIIITTRDKHIASMMGTLPAHYLMEISDEDCWLLFVKHAFENAGTTAHSNPEVIRRQIVRKCKGSPLVAKTLGGLMRSERNLDKWELILGQDQPEIAHTARIEGGWELNESYANPCL